The following proteins are encoded in a genomic region of Pyricularia oryzae 70-15 chromosome 6, whole genome shotgun sequence:
- a CDS encoding dynamin GTPase, whose protein sequence is MRSEEPSASSSVVRGLNSSRSTERINQIDQVRAYRIGDVVSLPQLVVCGDQSAGKSSVLESVTNIPFPRKSGLCTRFPTEIILRHNSTATRIMATIHPHASRPQEKRDALLQYRRVLADISELPDVIEQVSALMEIRGYADHSLGNAFASDVLRIEFVGQTNLNLTIVDLPGLISVANEEQTEEDIQLVKDMVKGYVQSSRTIVLAVVQATNDIANQVIIQLARHYDPEARPAWRSLRTIRPTSSSNLAFSSLKNPKPSEIEEGIKPEQRSQRELRLFSEPVWKQHLDMSRVGAENLKLFLQDLLDAHIEKEMPQVVEDIRKVLHTTEESLTRLGQARPTVGHIRIFLTQVSTSFVQMVQAALDGNYHGPYYESFDHVEDSRLRAVVHKTNGKFATDIRTHGKKRVLRPVESEIDWTLDENSIKENNEKELFVTQEEMKNWVKKVCPYMVVESGTTDMVQVYLRTRGRELPGNYNHVLLAELFLEQSSRWLPIATAHVESIIAIVTGWLQHATRVVLPED, encoded by the exons ATGCGTAGCGAAGAGCCTAGCGCATCGTCTTCTGTTGTGCGTGGCCTGAACTCGTCCAGGTCGACGGAGCGCATCAACCAGATCGATCAAGTACGAGCCTATAGGATTGGAGATGTTGTTTCTCTACCCCAGCTGGTAGTCTGCGGCGACCAGTCGGCCGGCAAGAGCTCGGTCTTGGAGAGCGTCACTAACATCCCGTTCCCAAGGAAGAGTGGACTTTGTACGAGGTTCCCTACTGAAATCATCCTTCGGCACAACTCCACGGCTACGCGTATTATGGCCACTATTCACCCTCACGCCTCCAGACCACAGGAAAAGAGAGATGCCCTTCTACAATACCGCCGCGTGCTAGCAGATATATCGGAACTCCCTGATGTTATTGAGCAGGTGTCCGCATTGATGGAGATCCGTGGGTATGCGGACCATAGTCTCGGGAACGCGTTTGCGTCTGATGTCTTGCGGATTGAATTTGTGGGCCAGACAAACCTCAATCTGACCATCGTCGATCTACCTGGACTGATCTCTGTGGCAAACGAAGAGCAAACCGAAGAAGATATCCAGCTGGTCAAAGATATGGTCAAAGGCTATGTTCAAAGTTCTCGCACGATTGTGCTAGCAGTGGTGCAAGCCACCAACGACATCGCCAACCAGGTTATCATCCAGCTTGCGCGACATTACGACCCGGAAG CGAGGCCAGCTTGGCGCAGCTTGCGAACAATCAGGCCAACATCAAGCTCAAACTtggctttttcctctttaAAAAACCCGAAGCCGTCCGAGATTGAAGAGGGTATCAAACCTGAGCAGCGGTCACAGAGGGAGCTGAGATTATTTTCGGAGCCCGTTTGGAAGCAGCATCTCGATATGAGTCGTGTAGGGGCCGAGAATCTGAAGCTGTTTCTGCAGGACCTCCTGGACGCCCACATCGAGAAGGAAATGCCCCAGGTGGTTGAAGATATTCGGAAGGTCCTGCACACCACAGAGgagagcttgacgcgacttGGCCAAGCCCGTCCCACGGTCGGGCATATCCGCATTTTTCTAACGCAAGTTAGCACCAGTTTTGTCCAGATGGTCCAAGCGGCCTTGGATGGCAACTATCATGGACCATACTACGAGTCTTTCGATCACGTTGAAGATTCGCGGTTGCGCGCCGTGGTCCACAAGACCAATGGCAAATTCGCTACCGACATCCGTACCCAtggcaaaaaaagggttttgaGGCCGGTAGAGTCAGAGATCGACTGGACTCTGGATGAAAATTCAATTAAGGAAAACAACGAGAAAGAGCTTTTCGTAACCCAAGAGGAAATGAAAAACTGGGTCAAAAAGGTATGTCCATATATGGTTGTTGAATCGGGTACGACTGACATGGTACAGGTGTATTTGCGCACACGGGGTCGTGAGCTTCCAGGGAACTACAATCATGTCCTGCTAGCCGAGCTATTCTTGGAACAATCCTCTCGTTGGCTCCCCATTGCCACAGCCCACGTGGAAAGCATCATCGCGATCGTCACCGGGTGGCTGCAGCATGCCACTCGAGTGGTTCTACCCGAGGACTGa